In Oryza brachyantha chromosome 1, ObraRS2, whole genome shotgun sequence, the following are encoded in one genomic region:
- the LOC102705016 gene encoding protein MODIFIED TRANSPORT TO THE VACUOLE 1, whose protein sequence is MDQSRRAVESYWRSRMVDGVTADDDKVAPVYKLEEICELLRASDAGIVKEVADFVLKRLDNKSPVVKQKALRLIKYAVGKSGTDFKREMQRHSAAMRQLVHYKGHPDPLKGDSLNKAVRETANDAIAAIFSTEDPKPAVATEGLGKRIQGFGNTNFEPSRDDKKSFLSELSEVVGIGSASIKQGLSNFAASHSSMITNDNGGPYKSPNLRRSLTTETDKYGRYDPSEIQGESRSSSGSSKNMTSGSWGPSPSSSAPTDDAGSSQTGVKTREERLLDTIATSSGVRLQPTRDALQLFLTEATKLDAVALSHALENKLNSPLWQVRMKAICVLEAIVRKQDTDPYSIITSYFCENSASVVRCCELPQVSLREKASKVLNLLVGEQPTGTNNLSETKTTIPAAQMPDLIDTGDQDDPGAQNSAQEGSEKIVGNRTYSCSVDDLLGVEPIADISTTISNGNGSDPFADVSFHEVETKDTNDLFSGMKVEEKTSSALHDSSSINKNELPDIFGSSPEPFFQESVEDKGTVNDLMGGLNLNGTAEAQPGVKTEANNNTVNVSQLFDMNSQTSNMANSAAMTGILGQSSFYQQQQVPLQYNMPPQMLFNPSFAGQQLNYGAMGVLLAQQQQLLQNLGNFNAGLGHSSFNTMSSGNASVLPDIFNSSNQPQHVAVMSNSKKEETKAFDFVSDHLAAARGSKK, encoded by the exons GCTCTGCGGTTGATTAAATATGCTGTTGGGAAGTCTGGTACTGATTTCAAGCGGGAAATGCAACGGCACTCAGCAGCTATGCGTCAGCTTGTTCACTACAAGGGGCACCCTGATCCGTTGAAAGGGGATTCTCTTAATAAGGCCGTCCGTGAAACAGCAAATGATGCTATTGCTGCTATTTTCTCCACAGAGGACCCTAAACCAGCTGTTGCAACAGAAGGTCTTGGCAAGCGCATACAGGGTTTTGGAAATACTAATTTTGAGCCATCAAGGGATGACAAAAAATCTTTCCTTAGCGAGTTAAGTGAAGTAGTGGGCATTGGCAGTGCTTCCATTAAACAGGGTTTGAGCAACTTTGCTGCATCTCATTCATCAATGATAACGAATGATAATGGTGGTCCGTACAAGAGCCCAAACCTTCGAAGGTCTCTGACCACAGAAACTGATAAATATGGTAGGTATGATCCAAGTGAAATTCAAGGGGAGAGTCGTTCTTCATCTGGTTCTTCAAAGAACATGACTTCTGGTTCATGGGGTCCTAGTCCATCCAGTTCTGCACCAACTGATGATGCTGGTTCAAGTCAAACAGGGGTTAAGACTCGTGAGGAGAGACTTTTAGATACAATCGCAACTTCAAGTGGTGTACGGTTGCAACCAACTAGAGATGCTCTGCAATTATTTCTAACAGAAGCCACTAAATTGGATGCAGTTGCTTTGAGCCATGCCCTTGAGAACAAATTGAATTCTCCTTTATGGCAG GTTCGCATGAAGGCAATTTGTGTACTGGAAGCAATTGTAAGGAAACAGGATACTGATCCTTATTCGATCATTACTTCATATTTCTGTGAGAACAGTGCATCTGTTGTTAGATGCTGCGAGCTTCCGCAGGTTTCTCTCAGAGAAAAAGCTTCAAAG GTCTTAAATCTGCTGGTTGGGGAACAACCTACTGGAACCAATAATCTTTCAGAAACAAAGACTACAATACCTGCTGCACAGATGCCTGATTTGATTGATACAGGGGATCAAGATGACCCTGGGGCTCAAAATTCAGCTCAGGAAGGCAGTGAGAAGATAGTGGGGAATAGAACATATTCTTGTTCTGTTGATGATTTGCTTGGTGTTGAACCTATTGCTGATATAAGTACCACCATCAGTAATGGTAATGGAAGTGATCCATTTGCAGATGTGTCATTCCATGAGGTGGAGACTAAGGATACTAATGACCTATTCTCGGGGATGAAggtagaagaaaaaacatctTCAGCCTTACATGATAGTTCATcaataaacaaaaatgaattGCCAGATATTTTTGGCAGCAGCCCTGAGCCATTCTTCCAAGAAAGTGTAGAGGACAAAGGAACTGTGAATGATTTGATGGGAGGTTTGAACCTTAATGGAACTGCCGAAGCTCAGCCTGGAGTTAAAACAGAAGCTAACAACAACACTGTCAATGTTTCACAGCTCTTTGACATGAACAGTCAAACAAGCAATATGGCCAATTCTGCAGCAATGACTGGTATTCTTGGTCAAAGCTCCTTTTATCAGCAACAGCAGGTTCCCTTGCAGTACAACATGCCACCACAGATGCTGTTCAATCCATCATTTGCTGGGCAGCAATTAAACTATGGTGCTATGGGTGTTCTTCTtgctcagcagcagcaacttCTGCAAAATCTAGGAAATTTCAATGCTGGGTTGGGACACTCATCTTTCAATACAATGAGCAGCGGAAATGCATCTGTGCTTCCTGATATCTTCAATTCAAGTAACCAACCTCAACATGTTGCTGTGATGAGCAACTCAAAGAAGGAAGAAACTAAagcttttgattttgtttcg GATCATCTCGCAGCAGCACGTGGTTCAAAAAAGTAA